One stretch of Ictalurus punctatus breed USDA103 chromosome 5, Coco_2.0, whole genome shotgun sequence DNA includes these proteins:
- the LOC128632865 gene encoding N-acetyllactosaminide beta-1,3-N-acetylglucosaminyltransferase 3-like, translated as MVSQAQPLVMTTPRCEQNVSVANIEEFSTFPTPMQDFLYDRHYRYFPMLLTVPNKCTIPKRSGEPFFLLTIKSSPENYERRAVLRKTWAAERLQNGMWIRTVFLTGTTGTGFKKQRLNKLLKLENTRYQDILQWDFTDSFYNLMLKQVLFLDWMQNWCPTADFLFNGDDDVFANTDNMVEFLKGQRDNKHLYIGQLLLTSPPVRNKNSKYFIPELIEKADMYAPYCSGGGYLYSRFTARTILQMSQSITLMPIDDVYMGMCLQRAGLRPMNHHGVWANGLIIPSNKLDIYDPCHYREIILSHKFFPHQIFLLWDEIHGKDLKCSKKEVNL; from the coding sequence ATGGTTAGTCAGGCGCAGCCTCTGGTGATGACGACTCCTAGGTGTGAACAAAACGTGTCAGTCGCTAACATTGAGGAATTTTCTACCTTTCCAACTCCTATGCAGGACTTCCTGTATGACCGCCACTATAGGTATTTCCCAATGTTGCTCACCGTTCCTAACAAGTGCACCATTCCAAAGAGGTCAGGAGAACCCTTTTTTCTGCTGACCATCAAAAGTTCACCGGAGAATTACGAACGGCGGGCAGTCTTGCGCAAAACGTGGGCGGCGGAGAGACTACAGAACGGGATGTGGATCCGCACCGTGTTCCTGACCGGCACCACCGGGACAGGCTTCAAGAAGCAGAGGTTAAACAAACTCCTGAAGCTGGAGAACACGAGGTACCAGGACATTCTGCAGTGGGACTTCACGGATTCCTTCTACAACCTTATGCTCAAGCAGGTCCTGTTCCTTGACTGGATGCAGAACTGGTGTCCCACTGCGGATTTCCTCTTTAATGGAGACGACGATGTTTTTGCCAACACGGACAACATGGTGGAGTTCCTCAAAGGGCAGAGAGATAACAAACACCTGTACATCGGCCAGCTGCTCCTGACCAGCCCACCTGTTCGGAACAAAAACAGTAAATATTTCATCCCGGAACTGATCGAGAAAGCCGACATGTACGCTCCATACTGCAGTGGAGGTGGCTACCTgtactcccgcttcactgccaGGACCATTCTCCAAATGTCCCAGTCCATCACCCTGATGCCCATTGACGACGTTTACATGGGCATGTGTCTGCAACGAGCCGGACTCCGACCCATGAACCACCATGGAGTCTGGGCCAACGGCCTCATTATTCCTTCTAACAAACTGGACATTTATGATCCCTGCCATTACCGTGAGATTATCCTCAGCCACAAATTCTTCcctcatcagattttccttcTGTGGGATGAAATACATGGGAAAGATTTGAAATGCTCAAAGAAAGAAGTTAATctgtaa